GGGGGCGTACCCGGTGCTGGCCCTGAACGGCTTCATCGCCGTGGTCGACGCCTGGTACCTGTGGAAGATGGGCCGCGAGCGCGACTGGCTCTCCCTGCTGCCGGTGCGCGACCCGGAGGACAGCTACCTGCGCGGCTTCCTCGACTTCCACGCCGACGACGTGGCGGCCTTCTTCCCGGACTTCCGTCTCGACGCCGTGGCCGATCCGCGCATCGCCTTCATCCTGCGCGACATGAACCCCGCCGGACTCGTGGTGTGGGAGGAGGGCGAGCGCGACGCGCTGATCCACCTGGACTACGTGCTGCCGCCCTACCGCGACCTGCGCTGCGCCCGCTTCTTCCTCGACCGCATGGCGCCCTCCTGGCGGGCGCAGGGGCTCGAGCGGGTGCTCAGCCCGGCCAGCGGGGCGGTCCACCGGGACTACCTGCGCCGCCTGGGCTTCGTGCCGGCCCTGCCGCAGGGCCTGACCCTCTTCGCCCGGGATCTGCAGGACGGCCCCCGGGGCCCCGCGGCGCCTTGAGACTGGCGCGGAACCCCTCCCTGAGCCATAATTGAGATGTTGAGAGGGGAGTTTCGGATCCCCCCGGGGAAGACTGGAGGCCCGACCTTGCGCACCATCGTCACCATCGCCCTGTCCGCCCTGCTGGCCGGAGCGCTGCTGCTGTGCGGCGGCTGCGGCCAGACCGACGCCGTGCCCACGGACACGCGCACCGAGGCCAATCCCTACGCGGTCGGTCGCGTCGGCGCCGACTCGACCCTCGAGGTGATGACCTGGAACATCCAGAATTTCGCCAAGCAGGGAGCCGTGACGGCCGCCGAGGTGATCAAGGTGGTCGAGGGGCTGGACGTGGACATCATCGCGCTGCAGGAGATCGAGAACCTCGCCTACTTCCAGCAGGTGCGCGAAGGGCTGGCCGACTGGACGGGCGACCGCGCCACCAGCGCCGCCTACCAGGTCAACCTGGCCTTCCTGTACCCCCTGGAGGGCGAGGTCGAGGTGACGTCGGTGTACGAGATCCTCACCGGGGCCCGCACCGAGCTGCCCCGCAGCCCCCTCGTGCTCGAGGCGACTTTCCACGGCCGGGAGTTCGTCGTCATCAACAACCACTACAAGTGCTGCGGCGACAACGTCATCCAGGAAGGCGACACCTGGGACGAGGAGTGGCGCCGCCTCGGCGCCAGCCGCCTGCTCGACGAGTTCATCCGCACGAACTACGCCGACAAGCAGGTGATCATGGTCGGCGACTTCAACGACGAGCTCAGCGACGACCCCGAGGACAACGTCTTCGCGCCCTTCCTCGACGATCCGGACACCTACCGCTTCGTCGACATGAACATCGCCCTGACCCCGGGCGCCCTCTGGTCGTACCCCTCGTGGCCGAGCCACATCGACCACATCCTGATCACGTCGGGCCTTTTCGCCGCCCACCAGGACGCGCGCACCTCGCTGACGCGCGTGGTGCCCCTGCACGACTACCTGGGCGAGGGCTGGACGTCGTACAAGGACAAGGTGAGCGACCACCTGCCGGTGGTGCTGCGCCTGGCCCCCTGAGCCGGCGCCCCCATTTGCCTCTGCCGTCCTGATCACGTACAATCAATGATGTCCGCCACCCTGCGCTCACGGTGGCGGACCTCACCTGTCCGGCCGCGGAACGGCAGCGCCCGTCGTCCCGTCGGTGCGGGCGGACCGCAGGGGGGAGATGCCATGTCCGGCCGCCATTCCATCGCATTCCTGTCGCTGTCCTGTCTTCTGGTTGCCGCCGGCGCCCTGGCGGCGCCCGTCACGCCCCGCTTCCTCGGCGGCGCCGAGATCGTCGTCGGCGGTCCGGTCACGCCGGAGAAAGCCGCCGGCGACACGGTGCTGGTCATGGGGCCCACCGGGTCCGGCGCGCCGTACCTCGGAGATTTCGAGTCCGGCTGGAACGGCTGGACCTCCGTCGACAACACCGCCCCGACGGAGAACCACTGGTACGTGAGCGACCACGGCCAGGCCGTGCCCGGCGAACTGGGGGCCTGGTGCGGCGAGTTGTCGTTCGCGTCGTGCACCGGCCTCGATCCTGTCGGCGGCTACGGCAACAACTGGCACCAGATCCTGGCCTACCGGGTGAGCGTGGCCAATCCGGCCGTGGCGGCGACCGTGCGGCTGGAGGGCTACCTCGACCACGACGTCGAGCCGGGATACGACCTGATCAAGCTGCAGATGCTGGGCGGGAACGACGCCGTCTACACCACCGTGCGGCAGTGGACCGGCACGGCGAAGGTCGTGGTCTCGGACACGTTGACCTACCTGCCGGGCGAGTTCGCGGGCGGCACCGACGTCGCCATCGCCTTCACCATGACCTCCGACGGGGGCTGGTCCGACGAGGACTGCCAGTGGAACTCGGCGGCGGCGTGCCGCCTCGATGATCTCTCGGTGGTCGTCGAGCAGGCCGGCCAGCCCGACCTGAACAGCTTCACCGACTTCCAGGACGGCACCTTCGGCGACTGGGCACCGGAGTTTCCGGTCGGCGTCGGCGACTTCGCCAAGCGGTGGTTCTTCCTGGAAGACCTGGACTACTGCCGCTCCAACTACTCGGTCCAGGTGGCCTTCATCGACGACGGCCTCGTGGTGCCGGGCACGGGCGGCTCGTTCTGCATCAACTGGTGCTACGGCCCCGCGGGCTACATCGTCAACACCACCGGCGGCCTGGCCGGACCCGCGGCCCACCTCGACAACGCCGTGGTTTCGCCGGTGATGGCCTGGCCCGACGACGCGAAATCCGGCTTCACCCTGGCCTACGACGCCTACGAACACGAGGATCTCTCCTTCGATTCGCCCGGCATCTTCCACGTCTGGCGCGTCCGCTCGGCGGACACCGACGGGTCGGCGGGCCACGGCGTGCAGGTGCTCGCGGACCAGCCCTGGGTCGACCTGAACTTCCTGATCATGCCTGACGGAGCCCGCTACCAGCGCTACACCTGGGATCTGACCTACGCCCTGGTGCCGGGCCGGGACGAGGTCCAGGTGCAGCTCGGGGCCATCGAGTACGGCTGGGCGTTCGGCTGGGTCGGCGACGACGGCTATCCGGCGCCCTACTTCGACAACGTGCGCATCGGGGTCTATGCCCAGCAGGGTCCGGTGCTGCAGGCGAGCGAACAGGACCTGGCCCAGGACGGATTTCCCGAGGCCGACCTGATCGACGCGGGCAACCTGGCGGGCATGCACGTCCGCTTCGACATGGCGCGGAACATCTCGCCGCAGGCCCACCTGCGCAACGACCCGGGCGACTCGCTGCTGGTGACGGTGGCCCCGGCCCGCAGCGGCGCCGTGCTGGCCGGGGCGCCGACCCTGCACTACGTCATCGCCGCCAATCCGCTGTTCGATCCGTACCGCACCACCGCCACG
This region of bacterium genomic DNA includes:
- a CDS encoding endonuclease/exonuclease/phosphatase family protein, which codes for MRTIVTIALSALLAGALLLCGGCGQTDAVPTDTRTEANPYAVGRVGADSTLEVMTWNIQNFAKQGAVTAAEVIKVVEGLDVDIIALQEIENLAYFQQVREGLADWTGDRATSAAYQVNLAFLYPLEGEVEVTSVYEILTGARTELPRSPLVLEATFHGREFVVINNHYKCCGDNVIQEGDTWDEEWRRLGASRLLDEFIRTNYADKQVIMVGDFNDELSDDPEDNVFAPFLDDPDTYRFVDMNIALTPGALWSYPSWPSHIDHILITSGLFAAHQDARTSLTRVVPLHDYLGEGWTSYKDKVSDHLPVVLRLAP
- a CDS encoding YgjV family protein — encoded protein: MSLDWVEIVGYTGSVLVAVSLMMSSVVRLRWINLVGAATFAVYGGLVGAYPVLALNGFIAVVDAWYLWKMGRERDWLSLLPVRDPEDSYLRGFLDFHADDVAAFFPDFRLDAVADPRIAFILRDMNPAGLVVWEEGERDALIHLDYVLPPYRDLRCARFFLDRMAPSWRAQGLERVLSPASGAVHRDYLRRLGFVPALPQGLTLFARDLQDGPRGPAAP